The genomic region tttttaactaattaagttcctttattttaattgatacaataattctttaaaaaatcacGAGTTATTCCATGTTGGTAAATATAAAACGATAATTCTTCTATTATAAACGATACTAGCAGGTAATTACCAACTAAAACCCAATGTTCAACAATGAGGTATATGAAAATAGGATGGGAAATTGGAAGAAGATATTCTATTATCTGAGAAAATGTGGATATTCTAATCGATGTCAATGTTTGGTCATTGATGAGAAGCACcaaacaatttaataaatgaaaagcAATTATTGAATGATGATGCCGGGTGACTGCTTCGGTAACAGGTGCTGTGTATAAAATTTtgaagtagtttttttttagggtttgctgatttaaaataaaagtttcacTAATATATTTCtgttggaaatttttttttcttaaattctgtcgaaaatattttgtaaaataaaatctaaaaatagtGAAATTTCAGGGAAAATAgaggaattaaaaataacaaataattatttaaattcatgaaTGAGAATGCATATAGACTTGCAATGTTCTAAAATAAATGTATAGGCTTGCAATGCCAACACAACCCCTTTCTATAATGTGTAAACCTACACCTTTTCTAAAAGAATCGAAAAAAGAAcccacattttaaatttttttttcttaagggtGTCAATTGGTAATTTTGCCTAACATTAAGGTTAATTAGGAAGTTAAAATAAGTTAGTCTTGATGGattcatttgattatttttttacaagtagattaaaattagtttatatactttaatatttatagaaattttttgtttaacttatagaaaaaataaagtgtttaaatcaattttaacttataaaatattttattttcataaatatttttaaataaatttattcaaacttACCCTTATCATTGTTTTCTAAGCTATGTAACTAATTGACCAATAGCATTCATTAAATGTTCAACAACACGGAGGCTATCATAATTAGGGCTAAATACGTGATCTTACGAAAACAAGATAATTGAAAATAGCAAAGTGGCATACATAAATTTATGTTGTCATCGAAAATTTAAGgatatttttctaattgatGTTGATTTCCACCAATTTGTTGTTCTTTCACCCATTGTTTTCGTACATTTTAGGCGTGAGACTATTGTTTGGatatatcttttaattaatCTTATGCTATGCCCATGTCACACACATGTACCGTAGATAAAGTAGCATGTTGCTCGAGTCTTGTGTTGTTAACTCGTTTTAATGAGAAAcatcaatgaaaatgaaatccaaTTATTGAAGTGTGATGCCATTGCCAGGGTAACCTCTATGGTAATAGGATTGTGATGTGAGTGAAAGCTTTTGCTAAGTTTTGAGaatatataaagtaaaaaagtgtcaaagtaataaggtaatatttttttttcctttctatttttGCGTTGTCTTTTACTAAAAGGTTTACACCAGCTATGAAATATGGCAACCAActcaaactcttttttttattctctctttttccaTGGACGAAGGATATGATCTCACGCCATGATATTATCCTATATGTTACAATATGCAACTTATCTTTTCCTAAGCTTGTAGGGACAAGACATAATACGTTCACCTGATAAAAGGGTGGTcaatttttggcttttaagggTTGTGTTTGATTCTTGTGATAATTAACATTTACAGTGAACTTGGATATAAGCTTTTAGgaaattgtttttataatattatttttctttataatttgtaaacatgcttttaatttaaaataaaaataattttcctaaaaaaacataaacagaATGTTAAAGTCCCCCTCCCTCTCTCttacattttactttatttatccAGATAAAATTAAGTGTTTAGATGAGATATGttaatcttataattattttgtataacttttaacacgtaattaatttctaaaaaatgaatgatataCTAACTTGAttctaaataaaatcattaataatttaaattgttccTTAAATGATTGCtaactcaaataattaaatgaacaaattaattaaaatatttcacgttaatggtataaaaaaattaaatttcttattttattttagcaatggaatattcttcatgtttattttatggGTTCTAGTACTGTTTCtctcatatattttttagtagtggatGCATTGATTAAACAGGTCTCAATTTAtcttataacaatttttttcattcaatataTATCTTATTTTCTGTCACTCCCTCAAAAAATATCTTGTACTCCTGCACTAACCTAGCGCCACGTACATAGAAAGAGCTCGTACCTTATAGTACAAGACActtaaaacaagacatgaacaCACGTTACACGTAAAGTGGCATGAGACATTGGACAAGGTGAACAATTGTTTGATATAATTCTCTCAAGAAAAACATTCCCTCCATGCCTAagatcttttaattaatttaagttacctaaataatttatttatttagtcagATTAGAATTATCaactatttatattatattttaaaattattcttttcttatcttctttccacttaattatattttattaatgtttgaaaaaaaataataagtaaagataggtagaaaaaaataattaatacatctaaaaattatttttttatataaaaagacaaataaatttctaaaaaaattattataattaagaataaaagaaataatcaaTTGATCCGTCCaattttattgatgaatttatgatgatAAAGTTCAAGTGTACAACAAATAGGAGATGGAGCTAAGAGTCTCTTAATTAGGAAAATGTTAAATGTGAGTTGAGGTAGATAGGGGTATGGAAGAAAacgaaaagaaagagagaaagaaaactaaaaaagcCATAAGTGATATGGTGAAAAAAAGAGATTTTCTGAGTAGTGTGAGAtggaaaagagataaaataaaataaaattatacactTATAATTcctcattaattaaatttggaaTAATCCTTGATATTGATgtaatttggatattaattaataatatcttctattatttaaatattatcttaattttttatcatttagatATTGATAATTTgaacttattattttaaaaatatttaattgtaatgacaaagaaaaaggaattttatgtaattagtcaaaatgtcatcaaagtatttttgtgaaattttgagAAACAGGCTATGAATTTTTCGCATTATGTTGGGGTGCTACTTATCTACATGGCTGACATGTGCAAAAGTATGTTAACATGATAGCTTCAAATTAGTTGAAAGTGATAAATGTGTGAACTTTTGAGGCAGGGTAGCATTAGAGAAAGTAAAGGGATTAGGGGACTTCTTCATAATAATCCTTCAAAAAGAGATTGACTAGGACTATATTTGTTGAAAGTTTGCTCATGCTTTTGTGATCTGCGCTCACTTGAAGATGttgatattaataattttcCATAACAGATAGTAAGCACTATGCAGCAACGAATACAATTTTTTACTTGAGTATGCATCTATTACCTGGAGGAATATCGTATTGCTGAGAGTTTGTGAACTACAATGGTTTGGGCATATATAACATTTGGTAGAATGAATAATTGTTCACTCATATTGTATAATAATTATGTGTTCATCAGATTTTCAGGGATGTAATAATGGAATTCTCAAGGCACGGTCAAGTATTGGGGAACCTTTTGTTTGAGTTATTATCAGAGGCACTTGGACTCCTGCCTGATCATCTTAAAGACATGGATTGTGCAAAGGGACACTTAATTTTCTGTCACTGCTATCCATCATGTCGTGAGCCTGAACTGAAAATGGGAACCAGAAGCCACACAGATCCTGATTTCATCACAATTTTGTTTCAAGATCATGTTGGTGGACTCAAAGTTTTGGTCCAGAATTATTGGATTGATATGCCCCCTATTCCTGGAGCACTGGTTTTAAACATTGGAGATCTACTGCAGGTAAGTTAGATACTcataatttaatctaattttgtCTTTGATTAGCATACAACCTCAATGCCAATTTGCTGCACTACAAAGGATGATTAACACAATAACATCAGGTAAAAGTGTATATCCATGTCACCTTAAACTTTGTACATTCATATCTTTGTTTTTACTTTCATGTTTTTCTTCTCAGTTCATTCCACTGTGCACTGTTGGATTTATTCTCACATGCTTAACTTTCAAGACCCTAAAATTTGTCAAACTGATTTTTTTAACCCAGATCAATGGCATGACATGACAGAGATATTTGTGGCTGAAGTAACACTTAGTTAAATCTCTTCTGACTTAGAGCATAAAGCAAACTACTTCTCTATGATGCTGTCAATGGATCCCTTGCATAATCATTTTAATGTAGCTGTTCTTGTTATTATGTtctgaatttatattttatttagggCTAAGCATCTTGAGCTAATTTACAATGATTAATAGGATCGTTATGGATGAACAAGTAAGTTTCAACCTTATCCTCATAATTGAAGAACATTACTGTGAGTTGTGTTTCAACCTTATCCATTCAATTGCAGAACATTACTGTGAGTTGTGTTTTCTGTCATTTGTAATTGTATTTCAACaacttcatgcaaaattctAATAAGCTACAATTTAATTTGCAATCTAATTTTGATGAGGGGGTATGGGTTCTACTCAAGTCTTGAAgtagtttttatctttgtaatacAATATTGGTACAATACAGTCAacggaaaaaagaaaaaaaaaaacaacagctAAACTGCATAAAACACTAAATGCAATGCAATTATAACAACTAAAAAGGAAAAGGACAACAATGAAAAACACAAATACAAGCAAAAGAGAGCTCCTCAACAATGCATTTACTGTTTCGAACTCCACAAACCCTATTAAGTTATGCAATATCTAATGACTGAAAGAGCTTCCCCATGCCACTCCCGCAAGAAGTCCACTCCCAAACCCTAGCGGCACATTAGAATCCCACCAACCCCTGAAATAAAcagaaacaaattaataaacctAGAACCCAGACGATTACACCTAACATGGACAAACTAAAGTACCCTGGTTAGAAGTCTCATGTAGTTCTATAAGATATTGCCAAAGCAATACAGTGTACATCATCCTATCAATGATAGAGTCTGAAAAAAAACGAAGTGGGCACTGGCaaagctttaaaaaaaattttgaacCATGTGTTGAACAAATACATAATGATAAAAAACATATCCTGGTAAAATAAGAGAAGAAACCAAACTGTCTGTCCATTCACCCAAAGCCCACATGCAAATAAAAATTGGAAGGAAAAATGCAAATATAAATACCATAAGTAGACCAGTGATATTGAGTCATTTGAACAGGATTGTATCTATAAGCAAATGGGAATgggcataaaaaatttatataaatcaagaaaataaacGATTGAATATTTGTTGCCATGAATGAACCAGTTATTCAATAGTAATTGAAAACAATCGCACCTAGTTTTACTCTTTCAATAAGCCTCTAGCAATCATTTCTCGGAGAATTTTCTCTcatcattttcatctttttcagaTAGGGCACAAATAATTGTTCTAAAAGTTATAGCATtgggcatgcaacctttgcctTCCATTTTTGACTTCAAATCCATCGCTTCACCAAACAGGCCTGCTTTACAAAGCCCATTGATCATAACATTATATGTCCAAACATTCAGATGACAGCCTTTAACCAAAAGATGCTGGAAAAACTCCTTTGCATTCTCAAGTCTTCCACCCTTGCACAGCCCATCAAGAAGTATTGTGTATGAGTATACATCTGGCTGAATTCCATGCTCTTTCATTTCCTTTAATAATGCAATTGCCCTCTCCAGATGATGATTTTTGCACAGACCATCAATAAGAGAAGTATAAGTCACAATATCAGGAATCATATTTTTGTGCTTCATTTCTTCAAAGAGACTCATAGCTTCATCCaccatttttttcttacataacCCATTAATCATGTTATTATAACACTGAACATTAGGAGTCACTCCCCTTTGAGCCATAGAATAGAATACATATTTTGCGTGTTTTACTTCATTAACCAAGAAGTATCCAT from Glycine soja cultivar W05 chromosome 16, ASM419377v2, whole genome shotgun sequence harbors:
- the LOC114390030 gene encoding 1-aminocyclopropane-1-carboxylate oxidase homolog 1-like; its protein translation is MEFSRHGQVLGNLLFELLSEALGLLPDHLKDMDCAKGHLIFCHCYPSCREPELKMGTRSHTDPDFITILFQDHVGGLKVLVQNYWIDMPPIPGALVLNIGDLLQNITVSCVFCHL
- the LOC114390629 gene encoding pentatricopeptide repeat-containing protein At1g63330-like isoform X1 translates to MIVKGISPDVVTYTTLIHGFCIMGNLKEAFSLLNEMKLKNINPNLCTFNILIDALGKEGKMKEAFSLLNEMKLKNINPDVCTFNILIDALGKEGKVKEAFSLLNEMKLKNINPDVCTFNILIDALGKKGRVKEAKIVLAVMMKACVELDVVTYNSLIDGYFLVNEVKHAKYVFYSMAQRGVTPNVQCYNNMINGLCKKKMVDEAMSLFEEMKHKNMIPDIVTYTSLIDGLCKNHHLERAIALLKEMKEHGIQPDVYSYTILLDGLCKGGRLENAKEFFQHLLVKGCHLNVWTYNVMINGLCKAGLFGEAMDLKSKMEGKGCMPNAITFRTIICALSEKDENDERKFSEK
- the LOC114390629 gene encoding pentatricopeptide repeat-containing protein At1g63330-like isoform X2, with amino-acid sequence MIVKGISPDVVTYTTLIHGFCIMGNLKEAFSLLNEMKLKNINPNLCTFNILIDALGKEGKMKEAFSLLNEMKLKNINPDVCTFNILIDALGKEGKVKEAFSLLNEMKLKNINPDVCTFNILIDALGKKGRVKEAKIVLAVMMKACVELDVVTYNSLIDGYFLVNEVKHAKYVFYSMAQRGVTPNVQCYNNMINGLCKKKMVDEAMSLFEEMKHKNMIPDIVTYTSLIDGLCKNHHLERAIALLKEMKEHGIQPDVYSYTILLDGLCKGGRLENAKEFFQHLLVKGCHLNVWTYNVMINGLCKAGLFGEAMDLKSKMEGKGVGGILMCR